In one Aerosakkonema funiforme FACHB-1375 genomic region, the following are encoded:
- a CDS encoding NB-ARC domain-containing protein, translated as MSVDEVSSEENYPDLQQMKQSILENVQVGGNLTTGDNIQNISIYQSEPPKPVGIPQNIPYTGATDFVGRSKELETLHQKLQRADCVAISAIAGMGGVGKTELAIQYALAHRETYQGGICWLQALEQDVGTQIVNFTQVHLGLNPPKDIKELRDQVRWCWQHWQEGNVLVILDDVNDYTQLKPYLPPPASRFRVLLTTRLRLLKSSERLELNVLAPDAAIALLESLIGIERVQGKLEVARELCQWLGCLPLGLELVGRYLDRKSSLSLAEMQRRLHEKRLEQQALKTPKSESDMTAHLGVAAAFELSWKELSPAAKELGCFLSLFDLVPISWLLVEQCFPDRDPEELEEIRDDFLLDLHLIQHEAKETYRLHELIREFLHTKLVESKQTNNLNQAIALTIAAIVQRNPVCLTEILKKRLLDWSFTQDISQPSALELGWQVRIATQAWIDGIGSLANLVVPRHNDGSLPPLGVRLVQVTDTDVHYTYFQTGWYFGTDSLEDVVELSPEVEKLFAEHDSGFAPEVEKLFTMGWNYFTSTPLKQQASGAWQRTFEQIVDSLSQLLQQRSLPVEAGYLSLEAAWHAALHLSKRHHSYANPIPLDEIEAHLSKVRNSCFSLMMQHCLNQLRIEVESCRAKGETYLSLPSSVQAFRTTQVLSPELLLAYTADIYQGAIEGYQQLVNTLFPKFLPKLQLASILPARLVGVVVPPHQGSDSVSISWYWERLPFRAVFLDNSRISSRFFGRSYLG; from the coding sequence ATGAGCGTTGATGAAGTGTCTTCAGAAGAGAATTACCCTGACCTCCAACAGATGAAGCAGAGCATTCTTGAGAATGTTCAAGTCGGTGGTAACTTAACCACTGGAGACAATATTCAGAATATCAGCATTTATCAATCTGAACCTCCTAAACCAGTTGGCATCCCTCAAAACATTCCCTACACAGGTGCCACTGACTTTGTAGGACGTTCAAAGGAACTGGAAACCCTACACCAGAAGTTGCAGCGAGCAGACTGCGTAGCAATCTCTGCGATCGCAGGTATGGGAGGAGTAGGTAAAACAGAACTAGCAATTCAATATGCCCTAGCTCACCGAGAAACTTACCAGGGTGGCATTTGCTGGCTCCAAGCACTAGAGCAGGATGTAGGGACTCAGATCGTCAACTTCACCCAAGTTCATTTGGGTTTGAATCCCCCTAAAGACATCAAAGAATTACGCGACCAAGTGCGGTGGTGTTGGCAGCACTGGCAAGAGGGAAATGTCCTTGTCATCCTGGATGATGTTAATGACTACACACAGCTCAAGCCTTACCTGCCACCCCCTGCTTCTCGCTTTCGGGTACTGCTCACCACACGGCTACGATTACTGAAATCCTCAGAACGATTAGAGCTAAATGTCCTCGCTCCGGACGCGGCAATCGCTTTACTTGAGTCGCTAATTGGGATAGAACGAGTGCAAGGGAAACTAGAAGTTGCCAGAGAGCTGTGCCAGTGGCTAGGCTGTCTGCCTTTAGGACTAGAATTAGTCGGACGCTATCTAGATCGGAAATCTAGTTTGTCTCTAGCAGAAATGCAGCGACGGTTGCATGAGAAACGACTGGAGCAGCAGGCTTTGAAAACGCCTAAGTCAGAATCAGACATGACTGCCCACTTAGGTGTAGCAGCCGCCTTTGAGTTGAGCTGGAAAGAGTTAAGTCCTGCTGCCAAAGAGTTGGGCTGTTTCTTGAGCCTATTCGATTTAGTCCCAATTTCTTGGCTTTTGGTAGAGCAGTGTTTTCCCGATCGCGATCCAGAAGAACTAGAAGAAATCAGGGATGACTTCCTGCTCGACTTACATCTGATTCAGCATGAAGCGAAGGAAACCTATAGGCTCCACGAACTGATTCGGGAATTTTTGCACACCAAGCTTGTTGAGTCCAAGCAAACCAATAATCTCAATCAGGCGATCGCATTGACAATAGCAGCGATCGTCCAGAGAAATCCTGTATGTCTCACTGAAATTTTGAAAAAAAGGTTGCTGGACTGGAGCTTTACCCAAGATATTTCACAACCATCAGCACTTGAATTGGGATGGCAGGTGCGAATAGCAACACAAGCGTGGATCGATGGTATCGGTTCGTTGGCGAATTTAGTTGTGCCTCGACACAATGATGGAAGCCTACCTCCCTTGGGAGTTCGCCTAGTTCAAGTAACCGACACAGACGTTCATTACACCTACTTTCAAACTGGCTGGTATTTTGGAACCGACAGTCTAGAAGATGTTGTTGAATTATCTCCAGAAGTTGAAAAACTTTTTGCGGAGCATGATTCCGGTTTTGCTCCAGAAGTTGAAAAACTTTTCACAATGGGTTGGAACTATTTCACAAGTACTCCACTAAAACAGCAGGCATCAGGGGCTTGGCAACGGACTTTTGAGCAGATAGTCGATTCACTTTCCCAGTTATTGCAGCAGCGATCACTCCCAGTCGAAGCAGGATACCTCTCACTTGAAGCCGCTTGGCACGCAGCACTTCATCTAAGCAAACGCCACCATTCCTATGCCAATCCAATCCCTCTAGATGAGATTGAAGCACATCTATCTAAGGTAAGAAACTCTTGTTTCTCGCTGATGATGCAGCATTGTCTAAACCAACTCAGGATTGAAGTGGAATCCTGCCGTGCAAAGGGTGAGACTTATCTGAGCCTTCCATCTTCTGTCCAAGCTTTCAGAACTACCCAAGTCTTGTCTCCTGAACTATTGCTGGCTTACACAGCAGATATCTATCAGGGAGCCATTGAAGGTTATCAACAACTGGTCAACACATTGTTTCCCAAATTTCTGCCCAAACTCCAACTGGCATCCATCTTACCCGCCCGACTGGTGGGAGTAGTAGTCCCACCCCATCAGGGTTCAGACTCGGTTAGCATAAGTTGGTATTGGGAACGCTTACCCTTTCGAGCGGTGTTTCTTGACAACTCGCGGATTAGCTCTAGGTTTTTTGGCCGGAGTTATTTGGGTTAA
- a CDS encoding NACHT C-terminal helical domain 2-containing protein yields MNQGDAPKPVESPQNNLPIAVLVEQARLQVYDKIQHQCGTIQLLNISHLVDLDNLFVNVNILDEIPSQRWAKISDHLKDFDPSADEFDRFYLGKVRQERVPGLEAAQKNPKLMVLGKPGSGKTTFLKHLAIECNKGKFQANCVPIFIGLKRFADSARNTGCFDLLNYISQDLEICNITPADVERLLKQGRTLIFLDGLDEILEQDSELVRQQITALSERYFKNRFLLTCRTQAQKYRFNGFTYVEIADFNQEQIETFAKKWFVAVTRKVKNTGLARAAEFIEKLQQPENNRIRELAVTPILLSLACLVFENLEDLPKNRAKLYEEGLNILFIRWDEEKGVQRQEVYRNLSLSHKNKLMSQVAAIMFEQGNYFFEQSKIQQLIADYLGTLPGVYTEPESLQTDSDAVLKSIEVQHGLLVERSQRVYSFSHLTFQEYFTAKQIVATSDIQALKQLVNHIVEPRWIEVFVLTAGILPKADTLLELIKQKTDTIIATDRKFKQFFNWVQQKSLLVPYKPAAVRFFYHVLAPEFAGVIEFDLDNAFDIACVFDPDFAHSFELDLDYALASALAMAVDPNNPNSDPSYALAMALDLNIEPDLAQALQQLNSQLSNVNKDKKAFNSWWQANGEAWTEQLRYVMIKYRNIGYDWQFGDRHKELLKQYYDATELLVGCLNSGCEVTPQVRQEIEETLFLPIVEIDT; encoded by the coding sequence GTGAATCAGGGTGATGCACCCAAACCAGTTGAGTCGCCCCAGAATAATCTTCCGATTGCTGTTCTAGTCGAGCAGGCGCGATTGCAGGTTTATGACAAGATCCAGCACCAGTGTGGCACCATACAGCTACTGAATATCTCCCATCTAGTTGATCTGGATAATCTCTTTGTCAACGTCAACATTCTGGATGAAATACCTAGTCAGCGCTGGGCAAAGATTTCCGATCACCTGAAAGACTTCGATCCCAGTGCTGATGAGTTTGACCGCTTTTACTTAGGCAAGGTGCGTCAGGAGCGAGTACCGGGACTAGAGGCAGCACAAAAGAATCCTAAACTCATGGTGCTCGGTAAACCAGGGTCAGGGAAAACTACCTTTTTGAAACATCTCGCCATTGAATGTAATAAGGGCAAGTTTCAGGCTAACTGTGTACCGATTTTTATTGGACTGAAAAGGTTTGCTGACAGTGCCAGGAATACAGGCTGTTTCGACCTTCTAAATTACATCAGCCAAGACCTGGAAATTTGTAATATCACTCCTGCGGATGTTGAAAGATTGCTCAAGCAGGGCAGAACGCTAATTTTCTTAGACGGATTAGATGAAATTTTAGAACAAGATAGCGAATTGGTTCGGCAACAAATTACGGCTCTATCCGAGCGATATTTCAAAAATAGGTTTTTGCTCACCTGTCGAACTCAAGCTCAGAAATATAGGTTTAATGGTTTTACTTATGTTGAAATTGCAGATTTCAATCAAGAACAGATTGAAACTTTTGCAAAAAAGTGGTTCGTGGCAGTTACTAGGAAAGTTAAAAATACAGGTTTAGCAAGGGCTGCTGAGTTTATTGAGAAACTGCAACAGCCAGAAAATAATCGGATTAGAGAGCTAGCGGTAACACCGATATTACTTAGTTTAGCTTGCTTAGTCTTTGAAAACCTAGAAGATTTGCCTAAAAATCGAGCAAAGCTATATGAAGAAGGGTTGAACATTTTGTTCATCCGATGGGATGAAGAAAAGGGCGTTCAACGGCAGGAAGTCTATCGGAATCTGTCCTTGTCACATAAAAACAAACTAATGAGTCAGGTTGCAGCTATTATGTTTGAGCAAGGCAACTACTTTTTTGAACAAAGCAAAATTCAACAGCTCATTGCCGACTATCTTGGCACTTTACCTGGTGTCTATACAGAGCCAGAGTCACTACAAACGGATAGTGATGCAGTGTTAAAATCTATTGAGGTACAGCATGGGTTATTGGTAGAACGGTCACAGCGTGTTTACTCCTTCTCCCATCTCACGTTTCAAGAGTACTTTACTGCTAAACAAATTGTTGCGACTTCTGATATTCAAGCTCTGAAACAGCTAGTAAACCACATCGTTGAGCCACGTTGGATAGAAGTCTTTGTGCTAACAGCAGGTATATTACCAAAAGCTGATACTCTGCTAGAGTTAATTAAACAAAAAACTGATACAATAATTGCAACAGATCGGAAATTTAAGCAGTTTTTTAATTGGGTTCAACAGAAATCGTTACTGGTTCCCTACAAACCAGCCGCAGTTCGATTTTTTTACCATGTACTTGCACCTGAATTTGCTGGTGTAATTGAATTTGACCTTGACAATGCCTTTGATATTGCCTGTGTTTTCGATCCTGATTTTGCTCATTCCTTTGAACTTGACCTTGACTATGCCCTTGCAAGCGCTCTTGCTATGGCTGTTGATCCTAATAATCCTAATTCTGACCCTAGCTATGCCCTTGCTATGGCACTTGACCTAAATATTGAACCTGATTTAGCTCAAGCACTTCAACAACTCAATTCTCAACTATCTAACGTGAATAAAGACAAAAAAGCATTTAATTCGTGGTGGCAAGCTAATGGTGAAGCTTGGACTGAGCAATTAAGATACGTGATGATTAAGTATCGCAATATCGGTTACGACTGGCAGTTCGGTGACCGCCACAAGGAATTACTAAAGCAATATTATGATGCCACTGAGTTGCTGGTAGGTTGCCTAAATAGCGGTTGTGAAGTAACTCCTCAAGTGCGACAGGAGATTGAGGAGACTTTGTTTTTGCCTATTGTTGAAATAGATACATGA
- a CDS encoding tetratricopeptide repeat protein, with amino-acid sequence MSDRPNPEQVLQSLLQNVQVGGNLTTGDISQILNLFISINQPESFNPTGIPQNIPSSGTIRFVGRSEELERLHQMLQQNNRVVIAAIEGMGGVGKTELAIQYALLHLLLLTYPGGICWLQARDEDVGIQIVRFAQAKLGVNPPEGWDLPSQVDFCWSRWHEGNVLVVLDDVNDYPKVEPYLPPQPSRFKVLITTRLQLDLPQSFTLDVLDESAALELLQEWIGAQKINHELADAKELCQRLGYLPLALNLVGRYVKKRKISLAEMLRRLEKKRLKQESFERDKNDPAWTLNVKRGVAAAFELSWEELSEEAQHLGCLLSLFALAPIPWSLVESVATGKDAEDLEDARVELEGLHLIQGEDTYRLHQLIREFFQEKLAQSAEADKLKRAFAAAMATVAKQIPDRHSLTLEQFALFSPTIPHMVEVANYLASYLMDEDLVGYFNILGGFYERQGFYDQGETLHRKCLTIAQTRFGSEHPAVAQSMNDLAFLYWQQGRYSQAEPLYMQALQLNRHLLGENHPDVATNLDNLAKVYDDQGRYDEAEQLYLQALKLRQELLGHESLGVSLTLNNLANLYTSQKRYGEAEVLYFQALEISKRLLEYNHPHVATALNNLAFLYWKQSRYNEAEPLYKQALELNERLLGENHPNVASNLDNLAKVYYRQGHYSKAEPLYLRALELKENRLGEKHPDVALTLNNLAVLYEAQCCYSKAQLLYVQSLTVGECQLGSEHPRMVMFRRNFASFLRQAICEGRADLEALPDSPTIQAILAEVQASLEQSE; translated from the coding sequence ATGAGCGATCGCCCAAACCCCGAACAGGTTTTGCAGAGCCTTCTCCAGAATGTTCAAGTTGGCGGCAATTTAACCACAGGGGACATCAGCCAGATTCTGAACCTGTTCATTAGTATCAACCAGCCTGAATCTTTCAATCCGACAGGTATACCTCAAAATATTCCCTCCAGTGGCACGATTAGGTTTGTGGGGCGTTCCGAGGAACTCGAACGTCTGCACCAGATGTTGCAGCAGAATAACCGAGTGGTAATTGCTGCTATTGAAGGTATGGGGGGAGTCGGCAAAACAGAACTGGCAATCCAGTATGCACTGCTTCATTTGCTATTGCTCACCTATCCAGGCGGTATCTGTTGGTTACAGGCGAGGGATGAAGATGTTGGCATTCAGATAGTGCGATTTGCTCAAGCTAAATTGGGCGTTAACCCACCGGAGGGCTGGGACTTACCGAGCCAAGTCGATTTCTGCTGGTCGCGCTGGCATGAAGGAAACGTGCTGGTGGTGCTAGATGATGTCAATGATTACCCAAAGGTGGAGCCATACTTGCCACCCCAACCCTCCCGGTTCAAGGTGCTAATCACGACAAGGTTGCAGTTGGATCTTCCCCAGTCATTTACACTTGATGTGTTAGATGAGTCAGCCGCGTTGGAACTTTTACAAGAATGGATTGGAGCACAAAAGATTAACCATGAGTTAGCAGATGCCAAAGAACTGTGTCAAAGGCTGGGCTATTTGCCACTAGCGCTGAATTTGGTAGGGCGCTATGTGAAGAAGCGGAAGATTTCTCTGGCAGAAATGCTGCGACGACTGGAAAAAAAAAGACTCAAGCAGGAATCTTTCGAGCGGGACAAGAATGACCCGGCATGGACGCTGAATGTTAAGCGAGGAGTTGCTGCTGCCTTTGAATTGAGTTGGGAGGAGTTGAGTGAGGAAGCTCAGCATTTAGGTTGTTTGCTGAGTTTGTTTGCTTTAGCTCCCATTCCTTGGTCACTGGTGGAAAGCGTAGCTACAGGTAAAGACGCTGAAGATCTAGAAGATGCCAGAGTCGAGTTGGAAGGTTTGCATCTAATTCAGGGAGAGGATACCTACCGCCTGCATCAACTGATTCGAGAATTTTTTCAGGAGAAGTTGGCACAGTCAGCCGAGGCAGATAAACTCAAACGAGCCTTTGCGGCGGCAATGGCAACAGTGGCAAAGCAAATTCCTGACCGCCACTCACTCACTCTTGAGCAGTTTGCCCTCTTCAGCCCCACCATTCCCCATATGGTAGAAGTGGCTAACTATTTAGCTTCCTATCTCATGGATGAGGATTTAGTTGGCTATTTTAATATCTTGGGCGGTTTCTATGAACGTCAAGGGTTTTATGACCAAGGGGAAACTTTGCACAGGAAGTGCTTAACCATTGCTCAAACCCGCTTTGGTTCTGAGCATCCTGCTGTGGCACAAAGTATGAACGATCTAGCATTTCTCTATTGGCAACAGGGGCGCTACAGCCAAGCTGAACCTCTTTATATGCAAGCATTACAACTCAATAGACACCTGCTTGGAGAAAATCATCCTGACGTTGCAACTAATCTGGATAATCTAGCTAAGGTTTACGATGATCAGGGACGCTACGATGAAGCTGAACAACTTTATCTCCAAGCTTTGAAACTAAGGCAAGAACTGCTGGGTCATGAAAGCCTTGGCGTATCACTTACGCTCAATAATCTAGCGAATCTTTACACATCTCAGAAACGTTATGGCGAAGCAGAAGTTCTCTATTTTCAAGCATTAGAAATCAGTAAACGTCTGCTTGAATATAATCATCCTCACGTAGCAACGGCTCTAAATAATCTGGCATTTCTTTACTGGAAGCAGAGTCGTTACAACGAAGCGGAACCTCTATATAAGCAAGCATTAGAACTCAACGAACGCTTACTTGGAGAAAATCATCCTAACGTGGCAAGTAACCTAGATAATCTAGCTAAGGTTTACTATCGTCAAGGACATTATAGCAAAGCCGAACCTCTGTATTTGAGAGCTTTAGAGTTGAAGGAAAACAGGCTTGGAGAAAAGCATCCCGATGTAGCACTCACTCTTAATAATTTGGCAGTACTATACGAAGCTCAATGTTGCTACAGCAAAGCGCAATTGTTGTATGTGCAATCTTTGACGGTTGGTGAGTGCCAATTAGGGTCGGAGCATCCCCGTATGGTTATGTTCAGGAGAAATTTTGCAAGTTTCTTAAGGCAAGCAATTTGTGAAGGACGCGCTGATTTAGAAGCGTTGCCAGATAGTCCAACAATTCAGGCTATCCTTGCCGAAGTTCAAGCAAGCCTTGAGCAATCCGAATAA
- a CDS encoding metallophosphoesterase, with amino-acid sequence MQQVAEGTGELEIYFYPGVSDFDRVTFIRFIKNHLYTKGIDLQERIRLYCPECGEEVRNRKAIETRVQAGKLEIRCQYCDTAVLIPRSIEEKYKSDRAYLDKQKQLQATVEKRTQQEVKAFRQDHQQYMADSDNCIRILHLSDIHLGTVEQANRYFSQLATDLTQNLNIKQLNYLVVSGDIANRSTEDEYDAAFYLVDKLVKRYGLDPNRVVIVPGNHDLNWDLSEAAYPFFPKRKLPNPLPEGRYIEAGGAGALICDEAEYKQRFAYFSDRFYKKVYGKPYPLEYGQQAILHPCPEDKILFLALNSCWEIDHHYRDRAGIYANAIANAVDQILSENYDDWLKIAVWHHPVNGSESMKNPAFLEQLAVHGFQLGIHGHIHEAKDENFQYDTKRGVRIIAAGTFGAPTHEQVTGIPLQYNLLTLDPETGELTVETRKKEKVDGAWSADARWVDKNDPKPRYTIALQYGNRKQAAQSSSQLKTATQGNVPNPQQNILTNVQAQNITVGNIHQQSNHFWETSKSTNMTPDLPSKRTILTLASSPVNEARLRLDKEVREIKTALRLAKYGDRFSLEQQWAVRPDDLQDALLDIEPEIVHFCGHGTGVNGLALENEMGTVQLVSTDALARLFKLLTKHVRCVVLNACYSDVQAEAIRQHIDYVVGMNQAIGDEAAINFSKGFYRALANNKTFEEAYEFGCNAIDLQSLPDYLTPVLKKKNE; translated from the coding sequence ATGCAACAGGTGGCAGAAGGCACGGGGGAATTAGAGATTTACTTCTATCCTGGCGTAAGCGACTTCGATCGCGTCACCTTCATCCGCTTTATCAAAAACCACCTGTACACTAAAGGTATTGACCTGCAAGAACGCATCCGCCTCTACTGCCCTGAGTGTGGAGAAGAGGTTAGAAATAGAAAAGCAATTGAAACACGGGTGCAGGCAGGCAAACTAGAGATTCGCTGTCAGTATTGCGATACTGCCGTGCTGATTCCCCGCAGTATCGAGGAAAAATACAAAAGCGATCGCGCTTATCTCGACAAGCAAAAACAACTGCAAGCTACAGTAGAAAAACGTACCCAGCAGGAAGTGAAAGCCTTCCGCCAAGACCACCAGCAGTACATGGCAGACTCCGATAACTGTATCCGTATCCTCCACCTGTCTGACATCCATCTGGGAACCGTCGAGCAGGCAAACCGATACTTTTCCCAACTTGCTACTGACCTCACGCAGAACCTCAATATCAAGCAGCTCAACTACCTGGTGGTTTCCGGCGATATTGCTAACCGTTCCACTGAGGACGAGTACGACGCTGCGTTTTACCTGGTGGATAAGCTAGTGAAACGCTACGGACTCGACCCCAACCGCGTCGTTATCGTTCCTGGCAACCACGACCTCAACTGGGACTTATCCGAAGCTGCCTATCCTTTTTTTCCCAAGCGCAAGCTGCCCAACCCTTTACCCGAAGGGCGATACATTGAGGCTGGCGGTGCTGGGGCGTTGATTTGTGACGAAGCAGAATACAAACAGCGCTTTGCCTACTTCAGCGATCGCTTCTACAAAAAAGTCTACGGCAAACCGTATCCCCTAGAGTACGGCCAGCAAGCCATCCTCCATCCCTGCCCAGAAGACAAAATCCTGTTCCTTGCCCTCAACTCCTGCTGGGAAATCGACCATCATTACCGCGATCGCGCTGGCATTTATGCGAATGCGATCGCCAATGCTGTTGACCAAATTCTGAGTGAGAACTACGACGATTGGCTGAAAATTGCGGTTTGGCATCATCCCGTCAATGGTTCCGAGTCCATGAAAAATCCCGCTTTTCTAGAACAGTTAGCGGTACATGGATTCCAGCTTGGCATTCACGGACACATTCACGAAGCCAAGGATGAGAATTTTCAGTACGACACCAAGCGAGGAGTGCGGATAATCGCTGCCGGAACCTTTGGCGCACCGACTCACGAACAGGTGACAGGCATTCCCCTTCAGTACAACTTGCTGACTCTCGATCCGGAAACTGGAGAACTGACCGTTGAGACGCGCAAGAAGGAAAAAGTTGATGGTGCTTGGTCAGCGGATGCCCGGTGGGTTGACAAGAATGATCCAAAACCTAGGTACACTATTGCGTTGCAGTATGGTAACAGAAAACAGGCAGCTCAGTCCTCCAGTCAGTTAAAAACTGCAACTCAGGGCAATGTCCCGAATCCCCAACAGAATATTCTCACGAATGTCCAAGCTCAAAACATTACAGTTGGCAACATCCACCAACAATCTAATCACTTTTGGGAAACATCCAAGTCCACAAACATGACTCCAGATTTACCTTCCAAGCGTACCATCTTGACTCTGGCATCTAGTCCAGTGAATGAGGCAAGACTGCGCCTTGATAAAGAGGTACGTGAAATCAAGACTGCGTTGCGACTGGCAAAGTACGGCGATCGCTTTTCCTTAGAGCAGCAATGGGCAGTTCGTCCTGATGATTTGCAAGATGCCCTTCTCGACATAGAGCCAGAAATTGTTCATTTTTGTGGGCATGGAACAGGAGTGAACGGATTGGCACTTGAAAATGAAATGGGAACAGTGCAGCTTGTGTCAACTGATGCCCTAGCTAGGCTGTTCAAATTACTCACCAAGCATGTGCGGTGTGTGGTACTCAATGCCTGTTATTCGGATGTACAGGCAGAGGCAATCAGGCAGCACATTGACTATGTGGTAGGGATGAATCAAGCGATCGGGGATGAAGCTGCAATTAATTTTTCTAAAGGATTTTATCGTGCCTTAGCTAACAATAAAACTTTTGAGGAGGCTTATGAGTTTGGCTGTAATGCCATTGATTTACAAAGCCTTCCAGATTATCTAACTCCAGTTCTAAAAAAAAAGAACGAATAA
- a CDS encoding NACHT domain-containing protein, whose protein sequence is MERKYSKIRLFNLQQVEVDKLYVEVYLLERVTSRFRAEIEDLLNGVDPLRYFDRLGLGARQSDKRAQGLEIARRLDKLMVLGKPGAGKSTFLQHLAVACCRGEFLPGHIPVLIALRDVDASQFDLLRLIHQALRLPEQQQTEQILKQGWVLILLDGLDEVSSQFRKSVRNQIVKFVEDYDQNHIILTCRTQTTEYNLPTPFEYVEVADFSPEQVRIFVENWFTASFTDPKQGTALKEQFLEKLESNRQIADLAVTPILLSLTCSVFSDLQDLPKQRSALYRDGLNLLLKQWDEDREITREVGNGIYRQLTLEQKEKLLSELAFRKFQQLENFVLFEQQEIEGYIAEHLQISSTDSSPVLKAIETQHGLLIERAQRIWSFSHLTFQEYFTACHYLQSRDLPALATHVIEPPWREVFLLATEMLQPTDRLVQLMKQQIDRALVESAKLQEFLTWVEQKSTSVQAPYKPAAIRAFYFAIVLAHGFDIERTLSDALALALDRDRNRDYTLALALDRNLTQECALFARERSHTYALALGYSLNHPRNRSLDIKLAQTLVRTLNKPELDRNLQMLGNQLPHISEDNWENFQQWWQINGQAWIKQLRAVIIDYCNIGHDWQFSNEQHQLLRHYYDANKLLVDCLNNSCTVNNEVRMEIEETLLLPIAEIEKLGSCA, encoded by the coding sequence TTGGAAAGGAAATATAGCAAGATTCGCTTATTTAATCTCCAGCAGGTGGAAGTAGACAAGCTGTATGTTGAGGTCTATTTGCTGGAGAGAGTGACCAGTCGATTTCGGGCAGAAATTGAGGACTTGTTGAACGGGGTTGATCCGTTGAGGTATTTCGATCGCCTTGGCTTAGGGGCACGGCAAAGTGACAAACGGGCGCAAGGATTGGAAATTGCTCGACGGTTGGACAAGTTGATGGTGCTGGGTAAACCAGGTGCCGGGAAAAGTACCTTTTTGCAGCATCTAGCGGTTGCCTGTTGCCGGGGTGAGTTTTTACCGGGGCATATCCCAGTTTTGATTGCCTTGAGAGATGTAGACGCCAGTCAGTTTGATTTACTGCGTTTAATTCATCAAGCCTTGAGGCTGCCGGAACAGCAGCAGACGGAGCAAATCCTTAAGCAGGGTTGGGTTTTGATTTTGTTAGATGGGTTGGATGAGGTATCCAGTCAGTTTCGTAAATCAGTGCGAAATCAAATTGTTAAGTTTGTAGAGGACTACGACCAAAACCACATCATCCTCACCTGCCGAACCCAAACGACGGAATACAATCTACCCACTCCCTTTGAGTACGTCGAAGTTGCAGACTTTAGTCCGGAGCAAGTCAGAATCTTTGTCGAAAACTGGTTTACTGCATCCTTTACAGACCCCAAGCAGGGAACGGCATTAAAGGAGCAGTTCCTAGAAAAGCTGGAGTCAAATCGGCAAATTGCTGACTTGGCAGTGACTCCCATCTTGTTGAGTTTGACCTGTTCAGTGTTTAGTGACTTGCAGGATCTGCCCAAACAGAGATCTGCATTATACCGAGATGGGCTGAATCTCTTATTGAAGCAGTGGGATGAAGACCGGGAAATTACACGAGAGGTTGGTAACGGAATCTATCGGCAGCTAACACTGGAGCAAAAGGAAAAGCTGCTGAGCGAGCTGGCATTTCGCAAGTTCCAACAACTAGAAAACTTTGTGTTGTTTGAGCAACAGGAAATTGAGGGCTACATTGCCGAGCATCTCCAGATTTCCTCCACAGACAGTAGCCCTGTCCTCAAGGCAATAGAGACACAGCATGGATTACTCATCGAACGGGCACAGCGGATTTGGTCATTCTCGCACCTGACGTTTCAGGAATATTTCACTGCTTGCCATTACCTGCAATCGAGGGATTTACCAGCCCTCGCCACTCATGTGATAGAACCTCCTTGGCGGGAGGTGTTTCTGTTGGCAACGGAGATGCTGCAACCTACGGATCGACTCGTGCAATTGATGAAGCAGCAGATCGATCGAGCGTTGGTAGAGAGTGCCAAGTTGCAGGAGTTCTTAACTTGGGTGGAGCAGAAATCTACTTCTGTACAAGCCCCCTATAAGCCTGCTGCGATTCGGGCTTTCTATTTTGCGATCGTCCTCGCTCATGGGTTCGACATTGAACGCACTCTTTCAGACGCCCTCGCCCTTGCCCTTGACCGCGACCGTAATCGCGACTATACTCTTGCCCTCGCCCTTGACCGTAATCTTACCCAAGAGTGCGCCCTCTTTGCCCGTGAACGCAGTCACACTTATGCCCTTGCTCTTGGTTACAGCCTTAACCACCCTCGCAACCGCAGCCTTGATATCAAGCTCGCCCAAACCCTTGTTCGTACCCTCAACAAGCCGGAATTAGATCGCAACCTGCAAATGCTTGGAAACCAGCTACCCCATATATCTGAAGACAACTGGGAAAACTTCCAGCAATGGTGGCAAATTAATGGGCAAGCCTGGATAAAGCAACTGCGAGCAGTCATAATAGACTATTGCAACATCGGACACGATTGGCAGTTCAGCAATGAGCAACATCAATTGCTCCGGCACTATTACGATGCCAACAAGTTGCTGGTAGATTGCCTAAATAACAGTTGTACAGTGAATAATGAAGTGAGGATGGAGATTGAGGAAACGTTGTTGTTACCAATCGCGGAGATTGAGAAACTCGGATCTTGCGCCTAG